A region from the Zestosphaera sp. genome encodes:
- a CDS encoding MoxR family ATPase: MSALDFDKTREMLRGVINEISKIYVGKHEVVRYAISTLFVGGHLLIEGYPGTGKTLLAKALARAIGGEYRRVQGHPDILPSDILGFHMYRPSGERVFVRGPIFTNILLFDELNRAPTRTQASLLEAMQEYQVTVDGVTYPIPRPLMVVATQVPEKYAIGSYKIMETLADRFAFQLPSFYNPPEEEAEIVSRADAILTLPIEPVISLEDVRAILNSIPKLVEVSNFIVDYIVKLISYVRTHPAVAYGPSHRVTIDLMKLTRVLAILEGREYVIPDDVKSIFVNVVAHRVKLKEEYELENLDTGSIALEALKNVPVPK, translated from the coding sequence ATGAGCGCGCTAGACTTTGACAAAACTAGAGAAATGTTGAGGGGGGTTATTAACGAGATCTCGAAAATTTATGTCGGTAAGCATGAGGTAGTGAGGTACGCTATCTCAACACTCTTCGTTGGGGGTCACCTACTAATTGAGGGATACCCCGGAACTGGCAAGACACTACTAGCTAAGGCTCTCGCGAGAGCTATAGGTGGTGAGTACCGGAGAGTGCAGGGTCATCCAGACATACTCCCTAGCGATATCCTCGGTTTCCACATGTATAGACCGAGTGGTGAGAGAGTATTCGTGAGGGGACCTATATTCACTAATATATTACTTTTTGACGAGCTGAATAGAGCTCCCACAAGAACTCAGGCCTCACTACTAGAAGCTATGCAGGAGTATCAGGTCACGGTAGATGGAGTAACTTACCCCATCCCGCGACCACTCATGGTTGTCGCTACTCAAGTTCCGGAGAAGTACGCTATAGGGTCTTACAAGATTATGGAAACTCTCGCTGACAGATTTGCTTTCCAGCTACCAAGCTTCTACAACCCGCCAGAAGAAGAAGCTGAGATAGTCTCGAGAGCTGACGCAATATTGACTCTCCCTATAGAACCCGTGATAAGTCTTGAAGACGTGAGAGCTATTCTCAACTCTATACCGAAACTCGTTGAGGTAAGTAATTTCATAGTAGACTACATTGTTAAGTTGATAAGTTACGTGAGGACTCACCCGGCAGTCGCGTACGGCCCGTCACACCGTGTAACGATAGACCTCATGAAGCTCACGCGAGTACTAGCTATTCTTGAAGGTCGTGAGTACGTGATACCTGATGACGTTAAGTCGATATTCGTAAACGTGGTCGCGCACAGAGTTAAGTTGAAGGAGGAATACGAGCTCGAGAATCTAGACACAGGATCTATTGCTTTAGAGGCATTAAAGAATGTCCCAGTACCGAAGTAG
- a CDS encoding archaeosortase/exosortase family protein, with amino-acid sequence MREYRGGLIAGYLVVVSLIALLLQSIYREYVESVVKLMFTEDYSYLLVSFITVVFVLYLSLRYMGFTYEIQPSRLLASAFLVVTSTILYHVSKLVVGYSLSILGLSFAIAMISILILVFKPVTIGDVVPVLTPLLTVPVPTSVIDVVTTNLSRVVGRVAAALTSTEFIDTGAFAAIRVETSQGPYLLGVEAACSGILTLSTVIVIFPLLAYYITVSHEKALKKLGASLLALLAGLLVGFLGNLVRVVIIVFTAKYYSVDAAVGIFHYSPSIIYASISVVLAYVIIDRVTQVRFIIPKPLTIEAYVPELRWGHVSGTLASAVVIVLLMQSLVAVTADAGTTNASHAVVEVGNLDEAVNNLSTYLFSSEVRVLRVTYDDFLTRVSGALATYRVRVVIDDTVYQGYLEVVDIPARLHTLQLCVSLQGFKILNSWSESRNTLQLSHITMEKSNSKYILSYTLIPVIVKTIGSEQVLYARVSVFRPYDTASDLEAARGALIKALNISEGQATSLGNESLNVLSIVGVVLFVTLVSYILVVYVYRYAQLIKTRS; translated from the coding sequence GTGAGGGAATATAGGGGTGGCTTGATTGCCGGCTACTTAGTGGTTGTGTCTCTCATAGCTCTACTTCTTCAGAGTATTTATAGAGAGTATGTAGAGAGTGTCGTGAAGCTCATGTTTACTGAAGACTATAGCTATTTATTAGTTTCTTTTATTACAGTCGTGTTTGTGCTCTACCTATCTCTAAGGTATATGGGCTTCACTTACGAGATACAGCCTAGCAGATTACTTGCTTCAGCGTTCTTAGTAGTAACGTCTACTATACTATATCACGTCTCGAAACTAGTGGTAGGGTATTCTCTGAGCATTCTTGGGTTGAGTTTCGCTATCGCGATGATATCGATATTAATATTAGTCTTCAAGCCCGTAACTATAGGAGACGTAGTTCCAGTTTTAACCCCTCTACTCACAGTACCCGTACCAACTAGCGTGATAGATGTAGTGACTACGAACCTCTCACGAGTTGTGGGCAGGGTAGCGGCTGCACTAACTAGCACGGAATTCATTGATACAGGAGCTTTCGCCGCGATCAGGGTTGAGACTAGTCAAGGTCCTTACTTACTCGGTGTTGAAGCCGCGTGTAGCGGGATACTAACACTCAGCACAGTAATAGTAATCTTTCCTCTCCTGGCATATTACATCACGGTCAGCCATGAGAAAGCACTCAAAAAACTCGGGGCCTCGCTACTAGCTCTGCTAGCAGGACTTCTAGTAGGGTTTCTCGGCAACCTAGTGAGGGTAGTGATCATAGTTTTTACTGCAAAGTATTACAGCGTAGACGCTGCGGTAGGAATTTTTCACTACTCTCCCTCAATAATATACGCGTCAATCTCCGTAGTCTTGGCTTATGTCATAATAGATAGAGTTACTCAGGTGAGGTTCATAATACCTAAGCCACTAACGATAGAAGCTTACGTTCCTGAGTTGAGGTGGGGGCACGTGAGCGGGACATTAGCGTCGGCAGTTGTTATTGTGTTACTGATGCAGAGTCTAGTAGCGGTAACCGCGGACGCGGGAACTACTAACGCTAGTCACGCAGTAGTTGAGGTAGGTAACTTAGATGAGGCAGTGAATAATCTGAGTACATACTTATTCAGTAGTGAAGTTAGGGTACTCAGAGTAACGTACGATGACTTCTTAACTAGGGTTAGTGGTGCTTTAGCGACGTACAGAGTGAGAGTCGTTATAGACGACACCGTATATCAGGGATACCTAGAGGTTGTTGATATTCCTGCACGACTCCACACACTTCAGTTGTGTGTGAGCTTACAAGGCTTCAAAATACTGAATTCTTGGAGTGAGTCTCGCAACACGCTCCAATTAAGTCACATAACTATGGAGAAGAGTAATAGTAAGTACATACTGTCGTACACGTTAATACCCGTCATAGTCAAAACTATTGGTAGCGAGCAAGTCTTGTACGCTCGAGTATCTGTGTTCAGACCATATGATACTGCTTCAGACTTAGAAGCTGCTAGGGGAGCCTTAATAAAGGCACTGAATATTAGTGAGGGGCAAGCAACGAGTTTAGGGAATGAGTCTCTAAACGTCCTCAGTATTGTTGGAGTAGTGTTGTTCGTTACTTTGGTTTCGTATATACTCGTTGTTTACGTTTATAGGTATGCTCAATTAATTAAGACGAGGAGTTAA
- the spt4 gene encoding transcription elongation factor subunit Spt4 → MSVARGKKPLFKACMNCRYLVNKDATKCPNCGNDTFTEDWRGVILIIDPEKSSVSKHLNIKKEGKYALQLGI, encoded by the coding sequence ATGTCTGTGGCGAGAGGTAAGAAACCCTTATTCAAAGCATGCATGAACTGCAGATACTTAGTAAACAAAGACGCAACTAAATGCCCTAACTGCGGCAACGACACATTCACAGAAGACTGGAGAGGAGTCATCTTAATAATAGACCCTGAAAAATCTTCTGTAAGTAAACACCTAAACATCAAGAAAGAAGGTAAGTACGCTCTACAGCTAGGGATTTAA
- a CDS encoding DNA-directed RNA polymerase translates to MFRLVTIEDIVRIPPEFFGEDLDLIALKQLKEKYVGRIDPALGIIVSVWRVETEPEGRILPGDGATYHKVVADLLTFYPVTQEVIEGEVVDVKRTGVFVNVGPVDAFAHVSQLADDKLVYDEARDSLVGEATKIVFAKGDVVRGRVINVSIAHPVHIRIGLTLRQPGLGKVR, encoded by the coding sequence GTGTTTAGGCTAGTCACGATAGAAGACATCGTGAGGATACCGCCAGAATTCTTTGGTGAAGACCTAGACTTGATTGCTCTCAAGCAACTTAAAGAAAAGTATGTTGGTAGGATAGACCCGGCTCTAGGAATAATAGTTTCTGTGTGGAGAGTTGAGACAGAGCCTGAAGGGAGGATACTGCCTGGTGATGGGGCGACATACCATAAAGTAGTGGCAGACTTACTAACATTCTATCCAGTAACTCAAGAAGTTATTGAGGGTGAGGTAGTTGATGTTAAGAGGACGGGCGTTTTCGTCAACGTAGGTCCTGTAGACGCTTTCGCGCACGTGAGTCAGTTAGCAGACGACAAGCTAGTATATGATGAAGCAAGAGACTCACTAGTAGGAGAAGCTACTAAGATAGTCTTCGCTAAGGGAGATGTAGTGAGGGGTAGAGTAATTAATGTCTCAATAGCACACCCAGTCCACATCAGGATAGGACTAACACTCAGGCAGCCAGGACTAGGTAAGGTGAGGTAA
- a CDS encoding translation initiation factor IF-2 subunit gamma translates to MHQEKKQPEVNIGVVGHVDHGKTTLVQALTGIWTGRHSEELKKAMTIKLGYADGDIYECPGAEPSRRYVPQPTCKDSTYRRSVSYVDAPGHEVLMATMLSGAALIDGALLVVAANEPCPQPQTREHFVALNIIGVKNVIVVQNKVDVVPPEKALENYRAIREFLKGTPAEDAPVIPVSALHKINVDVLTTAIEKLIPTPERDLSSPPLMFVARSFDVNKPGTPPAELRGGVIGGALLRGVVRVGDEIEIKPGVKVRRGGKEYYEPLTTEVVSIKFGDRSYSEARPGGLVALGTKLDPSLTKADSLVGNVCGKAGTVPDPVTQVSIRYSLLERVPGTKEQVRVEPLKPKDTIMITAGVAVTLATVDSVGREVASLTLRKPIVAWSGMRVAVSKQVLGRWRLVGWGHIE, encoded by the coding sequence GTGCATCAAGAGAAGAAACAACCTGAGGTAAACATAGGTGTTGTAGGACACGTAGATCACGGGAAGACAACCCTAGTTCAGGCGTTGACGGGGATATGGACTGGCAGACATTCTGAGGAACTCAAGAAAGCTATGACTATAAAGCTCGGGTACGCGGACGGAGACATATACGAGTGTCCTGGAGCTGAGCCTAGCCGCAGGTACGTGCCTCAACCCACGTGTAAGGACAGCACCTACAGGAGGAGCGTCTCATACGTTGACGCTCCAGGTCATGAAGTACTGATGGCTACTATGCTCTCAGGTGCTGCGTTAATTGACGGCGCTTTACTTGTTGTGGCCGCCAACGAGCCCTGCCCGCAACCCCAGACTAGAGAGCATTTCGTTGCTCTCAACATAATAGGTGTTAAGAACGTGATAGTAGTTCAGAATAAGGTTGACGTAGTGCCTCCGGAGAAGGCTCTAGAGAATTACAGAGCTATCAGAGAGTTTCTGAAGGGGACTCCAGCCGAGGACGCGCCAGTAATACCTGTCAGTGCTCTACATAAGATAAACGTGGATGTCTTGACTACAGCTATCGAGAAGCTAATACCTACTCCCGAGAGGGACTTGAGCTCGCCCCCACTAATGTTTGTTGCTAGGTCCTTCGACGTCAACAAGCCAGGGACTCCACCTGCTGAGTTGAGGGGTGGAGTGATTGGCGGCGCGTTATTGAGGGGCGTTGTTAGAGTAGGTGATGAGATAGAGATAAAGCCCGGTGTTAAGGTTCGTAGGGGAGGGAAAGAATACTACGAACCACTAACTACTGAGGTAGTGAGTATCAAGTTTGGTGATAGGTCTTACAGTGAGGCTAGGCCGGGAGGTCTAGTAGCTCTCGGCACTAAGTTAGACCCTTCTTTAACTAAAGCTGATAGTCTCGTGGGTAACGTGTGTGGTAAGGCGGGGACTGTCCCAGACCCGGTGACGCAAGTCTCTATAAGGTACTCACTACTTGAGAGAGTGCCCGGCACTAAAGAGCAGGTGAGGGTTGAGCCTCTCAAGCCTAAAGACACTATCATGATCACGGCAGGGGTTGCCGTGACGCTAGCTACGGTAGATTCTGTTGGTAGGGAGGTTGCTTCACTAACTCTCAGGAAGCCTATCGTAGCCTGGAGTGGTATGAGAGTCGCAGTTAGTAAGCAAGTCTTAGGTCGCTGGAGGCTCGTGGGCTGGGGACACATAGAGTAG
- a CDS encoding FKBP-type peptidyl-prolyl cis-trans isomerase yields MPFKSNDMLLVDYAIFVKETGELVDTTIESLARQHKKYEEGRVYGPELLVVGEGRYIRGFEEAVSGVEELGKKYEVEIPPDKAYGERDPDKVRVFPARLFLKNNITPDVGKEVTINNAVGRIIAVTGGRVTVDFNHPLAGKTLKAEFTVIKKLEDNEEKVRYLIKRRIKTLDVSAVKVSLKSGEGVVEVELPKDYRFSENIQITKYLISRDILKWLEGFKEVVFIERFESAEFRGGEASASREETT; encoded by the coding sequence ATGCCTTTCAAGAGTAACGATATGTTGTTAGTCGATTACGCGATATTCGTTAAGGAGACTGGAGAGTTAGTAGACACGACTATTGAGTCTTTAGCTAGGCAACACAAGAAATACGAGGAGGGCAGAGTTTACGGTCCTGAGTTATTAGTTGTTGGTGAGGGAAGGTACATAAGAGGGTTTGAGGAAGCTGTTTCAGGAGTTGAGGAGCTTGGTAAGAAGTATGAGGTAGAGATCCCGCCAGACAAGGCTTACGGTGAGAGAGACCCTGACAAGGTTAGGGTCTTTCCCGCAAGGCTGTTCTTGAAGAATAACATAACCCCTGATGTGGGTAAGGAGGTAACCATCAATAACGCTGTGGGGAGGATAATAGCAGTTACTGGGGGGAGAGTGACTGTCGATTTTAACCACCCGTTAGCAGGCAAAACACTTAAGGCAGAGTTCACGGTGATTAAGAAGCTTGAAGACAATGAAGAGAAGGTGAGGTACTTAATTAAGAGGAGGATTAAGACTCTTGACGTGAGTGCTGTTAAGGTTTCTTTAAAGAGTGGGGAGGGCGTTGTTGAGGTAGAGTTGCCTAAAGACTACAGGTTTAGTGAGAATATTCAGATAACTAAGTATCTAATTTCTAGAGACATACTGAAGTGGCTAGAAGGTTTTAAGGAGGTAGTCTTTATAGAGAGGTTCGAGAGCGCTGAGTTCAGGGGTGGTGAAGCGAGTGCATCAAGAGAAGAAACAACCTGA
- the rtcA gene encoding RNA 3'-terminal phosphate cyclase has product MILIDGSYGEGGGQILRLSVALSCITGEDIKVFNIRAKRDNPGLRPQHLTSIKIAGEICKAHVEGLSVGSTEIVFKPSTISPRDSEFDVGTAGSVTLIMQTILPILAFSERRAEITLRGGTDVPWSPPIDYVRFVMLPHLSRMSYYVEVDLLRRGHYPRGGGLVKVRNLNTPKGFTPLNMLERGEVRVVRGVSHSVKLPGDVALRQAESAKKLLVSRGVAAPIDIKLETYKEGEDPHLGPGSGIVLWAETRNSILGSDSLGAKGKRAEVVGTEAAEKLIQDLNYGVALDRHMSDNILIYLALSEKPSTITGAEYSMHAHTALWVLRQFLKIEYEVSGELGKPFKLTIRPKQ; this is encoded by the coding sequence ATGATCTTGATTGACGGCTCCTACGGTGAGGGGGGCGGGCAAATACTCAGACTCTCTGTAGCGCTCTCATGCATAACGGGTGAGGATATTAAGGTATTCAACATAAGAGCTAAGAGAGATAATCCCGGGCTACGACCACAACACCTCACGTCAATCAAGATAGCTGGGGAGATATGTAAGGCTCACGTTGAGGGCTTGAGTGTAGGGTCTACAGAGATAGTATTTAAGCCCTCAACAATAAGTCCTAGAGACTCTGAGTTTGATGTGGGGACGGCTGGTTCAGTAACTCTAATCATGCAGACTATACTACCTATACTAGCTTTTAGCGAGAGGAGAGCTGAGATAACGTTGAGGGGCGGCACAGACGTCCCATGGTCTCCACCAATAGATTACGTGAGGTTCGTCATGTTACCTCACTTATCGAGAATGAGTTACTACGTTGAAGTAGATTTGCTGAGGAGAGGTCACTACCCGAGAGGCGGTGGTTTAGTTAAGGTCAGGAACCTCAACACACCGAAAGGCTTCACACCACTCAACATGCTGGAGAGGGGTGAGGTGAGGGTCGTCAGGGGAGTATCACATAGTGTTAAGTTGCCTGGAGACGTGGCTTTGAGGCAGGCTGAGAGTGCTAAGAAGCTACTAGTTAGTAGGGGGGTTGCAGCACCAATAGACATAAAGCTAGAGACTTACAAAGAAGGTGAGGACCCGCACTTAGGTCCCGGCTCGGGCATAGTACTCTGGGCCGAGACCAGAAACTCTATCTTGGGTAGTGACTCGTTAGGAGCTAAAGGTAAGAGAGCTGAGGTGGTAGGGACTGAAGCGGCTGAGAAGCTTATTCAAGACCTCAACTACGGCGTAGCGCTCGACAGGCACATGTCAGACAATATACTAATATACTTAGCACTCAGCGAGAAACCCTCGACAATCACTGGCGCAGAATACAGCATGCACGCACACACAGCTTTATGGGTGTTAAGACAGTTCTTGAAGATAGAGTATGAAGTCAGTGGCGAGCTGGGGAAACCATTCAAGTTAACGATTCGCCCAAAGCAGTGA
- a CDS encoding nicotinamide-nucleotide adenylyltransferase has translation MVWEDVVRAVFPGRFQPIHLGHLKVIEWALTKVDELIIAIGTAQESHTIVNPFTAGERVLMIREALKEYSVDLSRVYIIPVPDILMNSVWPQYLQMYVPKFRYGVARNPLVLRLFRDSGYEVLVPPPFERGRYSSTTIRKLMLVGDESWRELVPRSVAKLIDEVRGVERLKEVTGMDR, from the coding sequence ATGGTGTGGGAAGATGTTGTGAGGGCTGTGTTTCCCGGCAGGTTTCAGCCAATTCATTTAGGGCACCTTAAAGTAATTGAGTGGGCTCTAACTAAAGTTGATGAACTCATAATAGCTATAGGGACTGCTCAAGAATCACACACGATAGTCAATCCTTTCACAGCTGGTGAGAGAGTCTTGATGATTAGAGAAGCTTTGAAGGAGTACTCAGTAGATCTCTCGAGAGTCTACATAATCCCGGTACCAGACATCTTAATGAATTCTGTGTGGCCTCAATACCTACAGATGTACGTGCCTAAATTCCGTTACGGAGTGGCTAGGAATCCTCTAGTCTTGAGACTCTTCAGAGACTCTGGTTATGAGGTGTTAGTACCGCCGCCTTTCGAGAGAGGTAGGTACTCCTCAACTACTATAAGGAAGCTGATGTTAGTAGGTGACGAGAGCTGGAGAGAGCTAGTACCGCGTTCTGTAGCTAAGTTGATAGATGAGGTAAGAGGTGTTGAGAGGCTTAAGGAAGTGACAGGGATGGATAGATGA
- a CDS encoding SAM-dependent chlorinase/fluorinase, which produces MRPLIAVLTDYGLKDHYVGHLKAVIKLVCPEAEIIDITHDIPKYNVVLGSHILKISKKYLPRKTVVLAVVDPGVGSPRRNIIIETRERVYVGPDNGLLIPATAEEEPRAYEIDVNRVRIGEVTPTFHGRDIYAPAAAMIACGVSPESLGNQLMYEDLVRPPAELGWAEVVGESLKAKIIHVDDFGNLITSLSKETLEDVLNVRVGDKIGITTDLKNWREARYVKSFSHVREGELAVYEGSYELIEIAVYMGRAADLIRGTEVMLKPLK; this is translated from the coding sequence GTGAGGCCGCTAATAGCTGTATTAACAGACTACGGACTTAAAGACCACTACGTTGGGCACTTGAAGGCAGTAATAAAGCTAGTATGTCCTGAGGCAGAAATAATAGACATAACGCACGACATACCAAAATATAACGTGGTTTTAGGGTCTCACATACTAAAAATAAGTAAGAAGTACTTGCCGAGAAAGACCGTGGTTTTAGCTGTAGTAGACCCTGGAGTCGGGAGTCCTAGACGAAACATAATAATCGAGACGCGTGAGCGAGTTTACGTAGGGCCTGACAACGGTCTCTTAATACCGGCGACTGCTGAGGAGGAGCCGAGAGCTTACGAGATAGACGTTAATAGAGTGAGGATTGGTGAGGTGACTCCAACATTCCACGGGAGAGACATATACGCTCCTGCAGCAGCTATGATAGCTTGTGGTGTGAGTCCTGAGTCTCTAGGGAATCAATTAATGTATGAGGACTTGGTCAGGCCTCCAGCAGAGTTGGGTTGGGCTGAAGTAGTTGGAGAGAGTCTTAAAGCCAAGATAATACACGTAGACGATTTCGGGAACTTAATCACTTCATTGAGTAAGGAGACGTTAGAGGACGTGCTTAACGTCAGGGTAGGTGATAAGATAGGCATTACTACAGACCTCAAAAACTGGCGTGAGGCTAGGTACGTTAAGAGCTTCTCGCACGTGCGTGAGGGTGAGTTAGCAGTATATGAAGGTAGCTACGAGTTAATCGAGATAGCAGTATATATGGGTAGGGCCGCAGACCTAATAAGAGGGACTGAAGTAATGCTGAAGCCGCTCAAGTAA
- the cyaB gene encoding class IV adenylate cyclase has translation MTTREYEVKIRVSDLKSVEEKLVSSGWVLEDSLLEEDRYVDLTHCVGSPARQIALRVRIRKSFLRGESVAELTFKGALIEEGIKAREEITTPLEDPEKITKMLVLSGFPIITIKKKRRVYSATGNKARIYLDEVEGLGNYVEVEVVNPESREEYLSILNKVKSELGLSKEENIIKSYLELRMEARKK, from the coding sequence ATAACAACGAGAGAATATGAGGTTAAGATAAGAGTGAGTGACTTGAAGAGCGTGGAAGAGAAGCTAGTTAGTAGTGGGTGGGTACTGGAAGACTCTCTTCTAGAAGAAGACCGTTACGTAGACTTAACACACTGTGTAGGCAGCCCCGCACGCCAGATAGCTCTACGCGTGAGGATTAGAAAAAGCTTCTTGAGGGGTGAGTCAGTAGCTGAGCTGACTTTTAAGGGAGCTTTAATAGAGGAGGGGATTAAAGCACGTGAAGAGATAACTACCCCCCTAGAAGACCCAGAAAAAATAACTAAGATGCTCGTACTCTCAGGCTTCCCAATAATAACGATAAAGAAGAAGAGGAGAGTGTACTCAGCTACGGGGAATAAGGCGAGAATATACTTAGACGAGGTAGAAGGGCTGGGAAACTACGTTGAGGTAGAAGTAGTGAATCCTGAGTCAAGAGAAGAATACTTGAGTATCTTAAACAAGGTCAAGAGTGAGTTAGGGCTGAGTAAAGAAGAAAACATAATTAAGTCGTATCTCGAGCTCAGGATGGAGGCTAGAAAGAAGTGA
- a CDS encoding RsmB/NOP family class I SAM-dependent RNA methyltransferase encodes MKNLLQHLRERIRVSKEVEELASRYGYRPYMVSRYLEILGDLREVEELLRAFEKKLRPSIRCNKLKLSDCRELVERLRKLGFQLESIEWFSEAYEVVREPEKPSLGSTNEYLLGFYYLYRGKASLLPPTILNPSREDEVVDLAAAPGGKTTHMAQIMRNEGLIVALEPNEERVRVLRNNIERLGVKNAVVLRLDGRRVSKVFKNFFTKALLDAPCTGEGIIMIDPSRKTKTSLEDLMSHHVKQKELLENALDSLKSGGRILYTTCSIAPEENELVLSEVLRRRDDVRVLSLEAPVRLAPPVTNYYGIDIDERVRLCGRTYPHIHGMEGFFICLMELE; translated from the coding sequence TTGAAGAACCTGCTACAACATCTTAGAGAGAGAATTCGAGTGAGTAAGGAAGTAGAAGAGCTTGCGAGTAGGTATGGCTACAGACCCTACATGGTGAGTAGGTATCTAGAGATTCTCGGAGACTTGAGAGAAGTTGAGGAGTTGTTGAGAGCGTTTGAAAAGAAGTTGAGACCTAGTATAAGGTGTAATAAGCTGAAGTTGAGTGACTGTAGAGAACTTGTAGAGAGGTTGAGAAAACTAGGTTTTCAGCTAGAGAGTATTGAGTGGTTTAGTGAAGCTTACGAAGTTGTTAGAGAGCCTGAGAAGCCCTCGCTAGGCTCGACAAACGAGTACTTACTAGGTTTCTATTACCTCTACAGAGGCAAGGCTTCTCTACTACCCCCCACAATACTTAACCCCTCACGAGAAGACGAGGTAGTAGACTTAGCGGCAGCGCCAGGAGGTAAAACAACGCACATGGCTCAAATAATGAGGAATGAGGGACTCATAGTAGCTCTAGAACCAAACGAAGAGAGAGTGAGGGTCTTGAGAAACAATATCGAGAGGTTAGGCGTCAAGAACGCCGTAGTGTTGAGGCTTGACGGGAGGAGAGTTAGTAAAGTCTTCAAGAACTTCTTCACTAAGGCCTTGCTTGACGCCCCGTGTACGGGGGAGGGGATAATCATGATAGACCCTTCAAGAAAAACAAAGACTTCTTTAGAAGACTTGATGAGTCATCACGTGAAGCAGAAAGAACTGCTAGAGAACGCGCTAGACTCTCTCAAGAGTGGTGGGAGGATACTCTACACGACGTGTTCTATAGCGCCTGAAGAAAACGAGTTAGTCTTGAGTGAGGTTTTGAGGAGGAGAGATGATGTGAGGGTCTTGAGTCTTGAAGCGCCCGTGAGGCTGGCTCCACCCGTGACCAACTACTACGGTATAGACATAGACGAGAGAGTTAGGCTGTGTGGCAGGACGTACCCCCACATACACGGGATGGAGGGGTTCTTCATATGCTTGATGGAGCTAGAGTGA
- a CDS encoding acylphosphatase, with amino-acid sequence MSECVRAHLRIYGLVQGVFFRSTMRDVALRLGVAGWVRNLPDGSVEAVVEGVPARVEELIKWARRGPPTAVVEKVEVKYSECTREFKTFRIRY; translated from the coding sequence GTGAGTGAGTGTGTGAGAGCTCACTTAAGGATTTACGGACTAGTTCAGGGAGTCTTCTTCAGGTCGACTATGCGTGACGTAGCTTTAAGACTCGGCGTTGCTGGCTGGGTCCGCAACCTCCCAGACGGGAGTGTAGAAGCAGTTGTTGAGGGGGTTCCCGCGAGAGTAGAAGAATTGATTAAGTGGGCCCGCAGAGGGCCCCCAACAGCCGTCGTCGAGAAAGTAGAAGTTAAGTATTCTGAATGTACCAGAGAGTTCAAGACTTTCAGAATAAGATATTAG